The region TCTAAATCGTAAATATTAATTTGAAGATTATGTATGTTTGCTATTTCATAAATTTTTTCTTTAAAAATATATGGAATGTTTTCTGTTTTAACTTCAAAAGAGGTTTGTTTAACAATAAAATTAATATGAGATTTTATGTTTTTCTCCTTACGTTCTAGTCGCTGCTGATGATAATCTATAGCTTCTTCTCCATATTGATAGATTGCTACCCCAACAATTAAAATTGAAGCTAAAACTACTACAAAAAGCATAGCCACAAAAATGCGAAGTCGTAAGGATATTTTTTTAAGTTTCATATTATAATAACGTACGCTAAACTCAACAATAATCAAGCCATTGTTTTAAGCATTAGGATTTTTTGCACGTATACGCTTATAAACTTTAAAACCTAGCATTATTAGCACACCAAGTACTACGATACCAAGTACTCCAAAAATCCAATTAAAACTACTTTTTAAAATAACCAAAAACACCACTGCAAAAAGAATAAACGTTGCACCTTCATTCCAGAGGCGCATATAATTCGATGTTTTTCTAACGTCATCGCGCTGTAACTGTTTATAATATTGGTGCGTTTTTAAATGATAGATAATAAGTAGTATAACAAAACCCAATTTTACATG is a window of Formosa sediminum DNA encoding:
- a CDS encoding CopD family protein is translated as MEYYNYIKSLHLIFVITWFAGLFYIPRLFVYQIESFHKPSPEKEILGAQLKLMSKRLWNIITWPSAILATFFAIWLLILMPAWLQESWMHVKLGFVILLIIYHLKTHQYYKQLQRDDVRKTSNYMRLWNEGATFILFAVVFLVILKSSFNWIFGVLGIVVLGVLIMLGFKVYKRIRAKNPNA